In Rhodamnia argentea isolate NSW1041297 chromosome 1, ASM2092103v1, whole genome shotgun sequence, the genomic window CGATCCATGCCCATAAGCTCATAACGGCCGTCCACTTGGAGAGCATCAAGAACCTCTTTGTTTCTAGTAGTAACAATAAGATTGCTCCCTTTACCAAACCAATCACGCTCACCTATAAGTGCATCTGTATGATTCTTTTCGTGCACATCATCGAGAAGCAAGAGGACCCTTTTATTAGATAACCTCTCTTTGATGATCTTAATCCCTTCATCAATGTTTCTTACATCtgtgcatttgtttttgaggaTGTCGGAGATGAGCTGATTCTGCAAGTATTCAATGCCTTTGCGTTCGACGAGTTCACGAACATTGGACAGAAAACAACAACCCTCGAAATTTTCTGAAAGCCGATTGTAGATGATTTTGGCAGTAGTCGTCTTTCCGATGCCACCCATACCATGGATTCCTATAATCCGTGTTTCACTTGTTTGAGCACCTATCATTTTCATGATCGCATCCACGTGGTTGTCGACATTGACCAAGCAAGGCGATACGACCAAATAGGCCTTTTTCAATTCTCTGAAAAGCTCCTCGACGAGTTCTTTTGTGAACTCCCCTTCTCGCCTAGTGTTTTGTTGGAGGTGAAAAGGCTACGAGTTAGAAAATTGTGCTGAACCATACTATGTTCCGACAAGACCAAATTGAAAACTATAGACCTATCTGACATGTGCTCCTTCATGTTCTCCTGATCGGAGAATGGGTGTAGAAATTTGTTTTATTGTAAATAAATTAGCGTTTTTGTGACTGCAACTGAAAAATATGTTGTTTGAAATTAAAAAGGACACATTTTGGATTGCGCCATTATTTAGCAAGATTTGTGCGCCATAGCTTCAATagcataaaattcaatttcatcCAGACTAACACATATCTAGAAAGAAACCAATTGAAATGCATCGAGTTTAACTATAGAAGGAACGTGAGATGGAATGCTAAAAGCAGTCAGTCACCTGTTCTCCCCCTTGATATGCAGGTCCCATCCGTTTATTTCCCCAACTGCACTGAGAGCAGCCTTCCACTCTCCGATGGTCTTTTGGTCACATCGCTTCTTGCTTTCATGTAAAAGAAAGGCGTCTTTATAACCCCCGGTTTGGTATCGAACCTCCGAAGCCGCCACATCAtagaaaatgggcatgatctttTGTCCCCCAGTTTTCTTGCACTGGACCATTTGGACTACCTCCTTGAGGCACCATACACTAGTGGCATAATCTTTCGAAAAGATAGGTACTGAGATCTTCGACTGCTTAATTACTTGGAGAAGTTTTGGGTCAAACTCTTCCCCTTTGCGGAGATCTTCATCGTCCTTAAATACACGGATTCCTACGTCTCTAAGACGAGTGTACAGGTGGTCGGTAAAAGTTGCTCGAGTATCTggtcctctgaagctcaagaatacTTCAAAGTCATCTCCCAACGAAGTAGCCGTTCCGTCCCCTTCTGTTGCAGCGTGAGCAGCAGAAGCGCCTCCTGGTGTTCCATCGTTTCGACGGATACACTGTTCTTTTGCACTCCTCTGCATGGATCTCACTTGATATTCTCTTCAAGAAAAAACTGAACGGGATAGCAGCGGCAGCAAGAGATGAGCAAGTTTGGAAGCCACGATCAGGAGTGTGAGTACAGGAATTACAAATGGAGATCTCGGTAGGTCTTGCCTCTCTGTGTTTAGCCTATATTATCCCATCCTCTGCTTTGTGTTTGCGTGAACGTGTAGATATAGCCTATAGGAAGCAGCTGGACATGAGTGAACCGTGGGAATGAAGTCAGGCAGAGAGAGAATGTGATGTGATAGGGTGTGCGAGAGATGGGGGAGACGTGAGTGGGCCTCactttttcttatattttttatttctcttttctttttccaataataaaaggggaaaaaaagccaattttacctattttggtctgaaaataaattaaattaaatcgaaaatgacaaaattaggtgtcaatacTAACAACTTATGATTTTAATTTTGCTGATTTCAACattattttgatcaacaaaCTTTTCCAGGAACTCTTTGACATTCTCACAATTAATTAACTTAGTTACTTTGTAAGTCGATTATGTATATGTTGGTCTTCTAAACTTCATCATAATTCTTGAAACTAATATCGTGCAATGACTATTAAATATGTGGGCGAGTTGACATGCGCGGCGAGTGGCGGCTTCTCTACGCTTTCCTCTTCGCCTCCTTCCTGGATTTTCTTCTCGGGACGTCTTTCTCCGGCAGGCGCATGAACGTCTGAAAGCTGGAAGTTTCCGTCATTCATAACCCGTGTTGATGAGTATTGGGCTCCGTTGAAATTTTTACCTTGGACGTGTTCTTTAGCCACGTGAAAGGAGTCTGACGAaagttcttttatctttcttcatCAACCGCATAAGAAATTGGGTTTCGTATAAGTTCATAATATCTACTTTCTACATATGTGGGGCCAAGAGAGtttaagaaggaaagaaaataagagcCCACGGATGCATTTCTGGGGCCAGTAGGTTTAgtcagagaaaaaagaaagacaaaagagtGGGAGTGCTTTTAAGTTTTATGCTTCTTTTGCCGGAGCCGCACAGGGGGCTTCACAAAAGGACGAGTACAAAACACAGAAGCAACACAGGGACGCTCTGTGTTGATCGCTCAGAGAAGTTCTGCATACGGAGGTTTGTGCGTGAGTGtttttatatccaattaagagttgttttatttgtaagcACTTTGAATTTAGGTATaatttaaatttggaaaatacaagCACATTGAGCTATTGTAACTCCAATTCTCcgattataataaatttttcttgCTACCTCTTCCCAtagatgtaggtaccgatattcaaACCGAATCACGttaatctctggtgtccttttTTATTCATCATTATTTCTTTAGGTTTTTCGTATTGACTTAATTTGCAAGATCCTATTTTTCACATTAattattacaacaattggtatcagagcttgggATTAGATATCTCTAGATCGTCTGGATTGTAATTTGAGGCTTTTACTTGTCTGATGATCATTGTCTGGATATTTTGTTATTCCAATTATGTCTAgagtgaaaataaaaattgagaagttGAACAGGAGGAACAACTTGAGGTTATGGAATCTCAAGATGGAGGCATTGTTGATAACTCGGGGTTTGACTGAAGCATTAGAGGGCAAGACTAAATTGCCCGAAACAATGAGAGATGCTGAAAAGAATGTGTTAATGTGGAAAGTTAGGAGTTTAtttctgttgaatttatcggatgaagtgttaatagatgTAGGCAAGGAGAAGGATACTGCAACGTTGTGGACAAAACTTCAGACACTCTATGTAACAAAAGGATTGAACAATCGTTTATACATGTTGAACGGAATATTTCGGTTTAGATATACCGAAGGCACGTCTATCAGATCCCACCTAGATGAATTTAAGAAACTTATaatggatttgaagaatgtcaGTAGAGTCATAAGCATACTTTCTCGATTCACTCTTGTGAGGCGTATTACGATTACTTCGGAAGAGGTAAATTCCCCCTTGTTCTCTAAGGAATGGCAGAGAAAGTTATGAGAAGACAGTCTAGCACTTGATGTAGCCCGGAGATTGTGATTCGAGAGCAACATCAAGGGTCTAGTAGAGCCAGGAGAGATTATCCTAAGTTGAGTAATAGAGGTGATAAGCATAAAGCCATAAACAATGTGGAAAATGTTGCTAAGGAGAGCATCAGTGATGCATAGGCTATTTTGTGTGTGACTGCAGGTTTGTCGGGAAACGAATAGATGCTAGATTCgaggtgttcttatcatataaCGCTTATAGAAACTAGTTTACTACTTATCGAATGCGAGATGATGGTAAAGTTGTGATAGAAAATAATGCAGCCTACAAGGTTATagggatagggacagttcggattcggatgcacgatggtgTGATGCGCACATTGATAGACATGAGGCATGTACCAGAGCTCGAGAAGAACCTCATTTCTCtagggacactcgatgatatcagGTGTAAGTACACCACTGAAAGtagagtgctgaagatctctcgaggttccatgacaatgatgaaagggaagaaagtgagttctctctatcatctactagGAAAGACCGTGATAGGGGCTGCAGCGGTTTCATCGGGTAAGTCAGATTTTGATTTAACTTAGGTATGATAAATGCATTTGGagcacatgagtgaggcatgTATGATGATGCTAAATGATAGGGAGTTGTTAAGAGTCAGAAAACAAGTAaattagacttatgtgagcattgTATCTTTAGGAAGCAACTTTGGATTAAGTTTCTTGGAGGCATTCATTCAACTAAACAACCAATTGAGTATATTCATTCAAATGTCTGAGGCCCATTTCCAAGTCCTTCAAAAAGAGGTTCCGGATATATGTTGACATTTATCGATGACTATTTCAGGAAGTTATGAATGTATTTTCTAAAGCACAAGTCTGATGTGCccgatcggttcaagaaatttaaggcattgattgagaagtaGTCAAATAAATAGATTAAGTTCATGAGAATCGATAATGGTATGGAGTTATGTGGTAAAAATTTTACCAAGTTCTATGAGAGAAAAGGAATTGTGAGATTTGCATTGTACCCGAGACACCACAATAGAATAGCGTGACAGAACGGAAGAagagaactttacttgagcgaaCTCAGAGCATGCTTTCACATGTTGGAATAGAAAATGAAGTTTGGAGCGAAGCGATGAACATGACATGTTACCTAATTAATTGATCTCTATTGTCTGCTATAGAGTGAAAGACTCCAGAGGAAGTATGGTTGGGAAAAATTGTTGATTACTCCCTATTATGAGTATTCGGATTACTCCACATTATGAGCATTCGGATGTCCTACGtttgctcatgcgagtgatggtaagcttgagccgatgtcgaagaagtgcatatttttgGGTTATGCATATAGGTTGAAAGGCTGCCGGCGGTGGTGCACTAATCTCGTCTTCCACGAGAATGCAACTCTTCAATAGAAGAGTCCTAAGATATTACTAGCAGAGTAGATATATCATGGTGTCGGTAGTGAGGTAGAGCTTTAGGTGGATACTTCAGAAACCTCGGAGGTAACAAATGTTGAGATTGTAGATGAGATCGCAATTCCTGAAATAGGTCATAGTGAAAAACTAATACAACCACAATACACTATAGCTGAGGGCAGATTATGATAGCATATTAAACCACGATACGTTATTATTATATAGATATTacttatgctttgaccgtaggtaacgaggtggagacagatgagcaTTCATCTTATTTTGAAGCAATGGCTAGTTAGAAGTTGTTGCGGTGGCTAGgagctatgagtgaagagatggaatcactccatagaaatcagacatgggagttagttaaagtacccaagagccagaagattgtcAGAAGTAAATGGATCTATAAACGTAAAGAGGATATTCTTGGTGTAGAAGCAAGAAGGTATAAGGATAGACTTGTTGCAAAAGGGTATAGACATAGggagggcattgactacaacgaggtatttttttcatttggtaaGACATACTTCTATTCATGCTTTACTTGCTTTAGTTGTTGCACaagatctcgagttggagcagtTGATGTGAAAATAAcatttcttcacggtgagttggaggagtaGATTTGCTTGAGGAAGccagagggatttgctatttcGGATAAGGAAAatcatgtttgcttgttaaagaaattaTTACATGGGCTGAAATAGTCTCCTAGGCAGTGGTATAAgcgttttgatgctttcatgatTAGTCGGGATTATTCAAAAAGTCGGATAGATAGCTATGTTTTCTTTAGGAGATTGTATATATTAGTTattatacgttgatgatatgttgatagcatcgaaaaatatatttgatatTGAAGTGCTGAATATTGTGGCTAGCATTATCACTTGGAGGGAGTGAATAGGTGATTAAGTCACAGTTCAACCCTCAGATAATGAACACAAGTATAACTTGAGATTATTTAAGGATGGGCGGTGTTCACGGTTCTACTATCACAAAATATAGCTAAAGAGAGTAAGGGATAGAGCAACTGCATAGAGagtttatagtgattcggctttaTTTAAGCCAACATCCACTTCTTCATGCCGATAGCCAATCGGCTTGATTCTACTAGTTAatagctcggaggttacaacACCGTAATCTCTCTTGAGCCGAAGAACTTCCCACCTAACGCTCAACATTCGAGTGTATACCTCTAAGAATTTCAATATATAGATCAAGGTGAATATgaaaagttgaaattccctcgaTCTTGCAATTTAGAATCATATTCCCTTTATGCCAACTCTTAGTCTCCTTGGTTTTGAAATGTCTTTTATACTCATACACTTCCAATTAATCATTACAAGGTCTCCAGAGGATCACTCTCCAAAAGTACTCATTTGGGCGAGACTATATCTCAAAGGAAGATCTCGTATCGGTTGAGAATTGCCAAAGAAAAGTATTctccgtttggatcaaatcgtccatataattatgatcatgtgtttccatagatagagttcttcattaggaAGGTCATGCTCGTCTCCATTGATTTgtgtccttgattgatcttcattacggaaaatcttcaagaatgatccagcttgatTACTAGCtattgtgatgatgtaatatatcaattaaatcatttttcaatatAAC contains:
- the LOC115753611 gene encoding disease resistance protein L6-like isoform X2, whose product is MQRSAKEQCIRRNDGTPGGASAAHAATEGDGTATSLGDDFEVFLSFRGPDTRATFTDHLYTRLRDVGIRVFKDDEDLRKGEEFDPKLLQVIKQSKISVPIFSKDYATSVWCLKEVVQMVQCKKTGGQKIMPIFYDVAASEVRYQTGGYKDAFLLHESKKRCDQKTIGEWKAALSAVGEINGWDLHIKGENR
- the LOC115753611 gene encoding toll/interleukin-1 receptor-like protein isoform X1; the encoded protein is MQRSAKEQCIRRNDGTPGGASAAHAATEGDGTATSLGDDFEVFLSFRGPDTRATFTDHLYTRLRDVGIRVFKDDEDLRKGEEFDPKLLQVIKQSKISVPIFSKDYATSVWCLKEVVQMVQCKKTGGQKIMPIFYDVAASEVRYQTGGYKDAFLLHESKKRCDQKTIGEWKAALSAVGEINGWDLHIKGENREKKKLKLFVSTWNISRRMVLPTRALRTYQI